CGTAGCGAGACTGGGGGAGAGACCCCGTAACGCACAGCCCCCAGTACGTCACACATATGAGCGATACTGGGACGTATGAAGATTTCCGCCGATTTCACCGTCATCCCGGACGATTTCGCCAAGGCTGCGGCCCCTGAATATTTCAATGGTGGCGTGCCTGTGGTCTCCTTCCCGTTCTACATCGATGATGTGGATCCCGAGGCCCGCTACCTGCACTGGGAGTTCGTGGACCCGGATTCGATTCCGGTCTGCGGCTTCGAGTGGATTCACTGGTCCGTGGCCAATCTGCCGATTGATGCGCTGATGTACGACTTCAATGATTCGCATGCGTTGGCCATCCCGCCGGACTTCTCCCGTCAGCTGCCGGCCATGATTCCCGAGACCGTGCAGGGGTGCAACTCCTCGGCCTCCAAGTTCTTGGGCCGCAGCACTG
This DNA window, taken from Bifidobacterium longum subsp. longum JCM 1217, encodes the following:
- a CDS encoding YbhB/YbcL family Raf kinase inhibitor-like protein, giving the protein MKISADFTVIPDDFAKAAAPEYFNGGVPVVSFPFYIDDVDPEARYLHWEFVDPDSIPVCGFEWIHWSVANLPIDALMYDFNDSHALAIPPDFSRQLPAMIPETVQGCNSSASKFLGRSTDPAVIMRYNGPQPPDKDHEYYLQVWATKKPLPGLNQGFWLNELLHALRNSGEVPDTDGIFLTGKA